A window from Pseudomonadota bacterium encodes these proteins:
- the msrA gene encoding peptide-methionine (S)-S-oxide reductase MsrA — MFGMGKKTTLPTAQDALPGREQSIPLDNRHFINGNALRGPFPEGLETAVFGLGCFWGAERLFWQLDGVHSTAVGYAGGLTPNPTYEEVCSGRTGHTEVVLVIYDPQVIRYEQLLQTFWEAHDPTQGMRQGNDVGTQYRSAVYTTSEEQAAIARASRETYAAQLAAKGFPAITSELGPAPTFYYAEQYHQQYLAKNPNGYCGLAGTGVSCPLPTASA, encoded by the coding sequence ATGTTCGGAATGGGCAAGAAGACCACACTCCCAACGGCCCAGGACGCACTGCCCGGTCGCGAGCAGTCGATTCCCCTGGACAATCGCCATTTCATCAACGGCAACGCGCTGCGCGGGCCCTTTCCGGAGGGTCTGGAGACGGCCGTATTCGGACTCGGCTGCTTTTGGGGCGCCGAGCGCCTGTTCTGGCAGCTCGACGGCGTGCACTCCACAGCCGTCGGCTACGCGGGCGGCCTCACGCCCAACCCCACCTACGAAGAGGTGTGCAGCGGTCGCACGGGCCATACGGAAGTTGTGCTCGTGATCTACGACCCGCAGGTGATTCGTTACGAGCAGCTCCTGCAGACCTTCTGGGAAGCCCACGACCCTACGCAGGGCATGCGCCAGGGTAACGACGTGGGCACACAGTACCGCTCCGCCGTCTACACGACGAGCGAGGAGCAGGCTGCCATCGCGCGCGCATCACGCGAGACCTACGCAGCGCAGCTTGCCGCCAAGGGCTTTCCGGCCATCACCTCGGAATTGGGGCCCGCGCCCACGTTTTACTACGCCGAGCAGTACCACCAGCAATACCTGGCGAAGAACCCGAACGGTTACTGCGGGCTTGCAGGAACCGGTGTCAGCTGTCCGCTCCCCACCGCTAGCGCCTGA